From one uncultured Methanobrevibacter sp. genomic stretch:
- a CDS encoding glycosyltransferase yields MKKVILIAFYFNQVNEIASKRLRALAKYLPQFGWEPIVIVPDLGFIPKENDDLNCRIIFTEYEDMFSHFTNKFKKSKSTDFTDYNDSKDSIEFNDEKLKDSTSYSNPIASKAISMAGEVFAFPDGMKYWHESAFEEASKVIEEEEIDAIISSSWPITCHTIAKDLNEKYNLPWIADLRDLWNLNPYVSHTSIRNYFEKRLELKTFENVDALTTTTDLAAKTLATLHPKNRIVPILSGYDKDDFKFLGELVSKKDDFSSDSSEKLKFIYAGSLYGGKRDPSYLFEAIRQLEDENKLDSSKISIEFYGDSTSLEEIAKRYGLLDIVHIGGKIAHEEVLKKQLNSDVLLLISWDNEKEKMFIPGKIYEYFALKKPVLSIGYKEGSLKDLIEETKVGYHVSSLESTKDALLDIYNEFIENGTVELNSDINIEDYSMENMAKKFADLLNEL; encoded by the coding sequence ATGAAAAAAGTGATTTTAATAGCATTTTACTTTAATCAAGTGAATGAAATTGCTTCAAAGCGTTTAAGGGCACTCGCAAAATATTTGCCTCAATTTGGATGGGAGCCTATAGTGATTGTCCCGGATTTAGGTTTCATTCCAAAGGAAAACGATGATTTGAATTGCAGAATCATTTTCACTGAATATGAGGATATGTTCAGTCATTTTACCAATAAATTCAAGAAATCTAAATCAACTGATTTCACTGATTACAATGATTCTAAAGATTCTATAGAATTTAATGATGAAAAGTTAAAGGATTCCACTTCTTATTCCAATCCAATTGCTTCAAAGGCCATTTCAATGGCGGGTGAAGTATTTGCATTTCCTGATGGAATGAAATACTGGCATGAATCTGCATTTGAGGAAGCTTCTAAAGTAATTGAAGAGGAAGAAATTGATGCTATCATAAGCTCTTCATGGCCTATAACATGTCATACAATTGCAAAGGATTTAAATGAAAAGTATAATCTCCCTTGGATAGCAGACTTAAGGGATCTTTGGAATTTGAACCCATATGTTTCACATACTTCCATAAGAAATTATTTTGAAAAAAGATTGGAATTGAAGACATTTGAAAATGTAGATGCTTTAACAACTACTACAGATTTGGCTGCTAAGACATTAGCCACTTTACATCCGAAGAATAGGATAGTCCCGATTTTATCAGGTTATGACAAGGATGACTTTAAGTTTTTAGGGGAATTAGTTTCTAAGAAGGATGATTTTTCCAGTGACTCTTCAGAAAAATTGAAATTTATTTATGCAGGATCTTTGTATGGGGGTAAAAGAGACCCAAGTTATTTATTTGAAGCTATTCGCCAATTGGAGGATGAGAATAAATTGGATTCATCTAAAATTTCAATCGAATTTTACGGTGACAGCACTAGTTTGGAAGAAATAGCTAAGCGTTATGGTCTTTTGGATATCGTTCATATTGGCGGTAAAATAGCTCATGAGGAAGTGTTGAAAAAGCAATTGAATAGTGATGTTCTTCTTCTTATATCTTGGGATAATGAAAAGGAAAAGATGTTTATTCCAGGAAAGATTTATGAATATTTCGCATTGAAGAAACCTGTTTTATCAATTGGATACAAGGAAGGTTCCCTGAAGGATCTGATTGAGGAAACTAAAGTCGGATATCATGTTTCAAGCTTGGAATCAACTAAAGACGCCTTATTGGACATTTATAATGAATTCATTGAAAATGGAACTGTTGAATTGAATTCAGACATCAATATTGAAGATTATTCCATGGAAAACATGGCTAAAAAATTCGCTGATTTACTGAATGAATTATAA
- a CDS encoding inositol-3-phosphate synthase, whose translation MSKIKIAVVGIGNCASSLIQGIYYYKDKNPEDAIGLMHWKIGDWDPTDIEVVAAFDIDARKVGKTVDEAIFAKPNCTTVFQAEIPKSDVVVQMGPVLDGVSEHMAEFEDDYTFVVADEEPVDVVEVLKESGAEILLSYLPVGSEEAARFYSQCALDAEIAYINCMPVFIVSDPEWDAKFREKGLPAVGDDIKAQIGATITHRTLSNLFKERGVKLIHTYQINTGGNTDFLNMLNRKRLDSKKESKTEAVQSVLAERMDPHDIHIGPSDYVPWQKDNKICFLRMEGKTFGDVPMDIELRLSVEDSPNSAGCVIDAIRCCKLGLERGIGGQLTSISSYVMKHPPIQFTDDEAAANVEAFINGEIER comes from the coding sequence ATGAGCAAGATTAAAATAGCTGTAGTAGGAATTGGAAACTGCGCAAGTTCTCTTATACAAGGAATCTATTACTATAAAGATAAGAATCCTGAAGATGCAATTGGTCTCATGCACTGGAAAATTGGTGACTGGGACCCAACTGACATTGAAGTAGTGGCTGCTTTTGATATTGATGCAAGAAAAGTTGGAAAAACTGTTGATGAAGCAATCTTTGCAAAACCAAATTGTACCACTGTTTTCCAAGCAGAAATACCAAAAAGTGATGTAGTTGTCCAAATGGGACCTGTACTTGATGGTGTCAGTGAACATATGGCAGAATTTGAAGATGATTATACCTTTGTAGTAGCTGATGAAGAACCAGTAGACGTTGTTGAAGTCTTAAAAGAAAGTGGAGCAGAAATATTACTCAGTTATTTACCAGTAGGTTCTGAAGAAGCTGCAAGATTCTATTCACAATGTGCATTAGATGCAGAAATTGCTTATATTAATTGTATGCCAGTGTTTATTGTAAGTGACCCAGAATGGGATGCAAAATTCAGAGAAAAAGGCCTCCCTGCTGTTGGTGACGACATTAAAGCACAAATTGGTGCAACCATTACACACAGAACTTTAAGTAACTTGTTTAAAGAAAGAGGTGTCAAATTGATTCACACCTACCAAATCAACACTGGTGGAAACACTGACTTCTTAAACATGCTAAACAGAAAACGTTTAGACTCTAAAAAAGAATCTAAAACTGAAGCTGTTCAATCAGTACTTGCAGAAAGAATGGACCCTCATGACATTCACATTGGTCCAAGTGATTATGTACCATGGCAAAAAGACAACAAGATCTGTTTCTTAAGAATGGAAGGTAAAACCTTTGGTGACGTGCCAATGGACATAGAACTCAGATTAAGTGTAGAAGATTCTCCAAACTCTGCAGGATGTGTAATTGACGCTATTCGTTGCTGTAAATTAGGACTTGAAAGAGGAATTGGTGGACAATTAACTTCAATTTCATCTTATGTTATGAAACACCCTCCAATCCAATTTACTGATGATGAAGCAGCAGCTAATGTTGAAGCATTCATTAATGGAGAAATTGAACGTTAA
- the oadA gene encoding sodium-extruding oxaloacetate decarboxylase subunit alpha, with amino-acid sequence MKVKITETAFRDAHQSLLATRMRTRDMVPIIEEMDKVGYHAIEAWGGATFDTCIRFLNEDPWERLRILKENFTETPLQMLLRGQNLLGYKHYADDIVTKFVEKSYENGIDIFRIFDAMNDIRNMQQSIKVAKEQGAHVQGTISYTISPVHTIDKFVEFAKELEALECDSIAIKDMAGLITPSVVFELVTRLKEETDLLVNLHSHCTSGMTPISYYAACQAGVDILDTAISPIAWGTSQPPTESIVASLQGTEFDTGLDLKALNQIKKYFETLREKYEGYIDPISERIDTDVLMYQIPGGMLSNLISQLKQQNALDRYQDVLEEMPRVRKDMGYPPLVTPTSQIVGIQAVMNVINGERYKIVSNEVKDYMKGFYGRAPAPINQEIAKKIIGDEEPITCRPADLIEPEYENFKKEGEDLGIIKKEEDVLTLAMLPPVAKQFLKGELEEEAFPEVHIGSSSDDDLSAIPTEYSVEVDGDIFDVKIMPTGYMQIGQQGSGDIGPIPGALTASMQGMVLKIKVNTGDKVQKGTVVAVLEAMKMENDIYAEEEGIVEQIFVEEGDTVNAGDNLMLIKPLDE; translated from the coding sequence ATGAAAGTGAAAATAACAGAAACCGCATTCAGAGATGCTCACCAATCCCTTTTAGCAACCAGAATGAGAACAAGAGACATGGTTCCTATTATTGAAGAAATGGATAAAGTGGGATATCATGCAATAGAAGCATGGGGTGGAGCTACCTTTGATACTTGTATAAGATTTTTAAACGAAGACCCATGGGAAAGATTAAGAATATTGAAGGAAAACTTTACTGAAACTCCCTTGCAAATGCTCCTTAGAGGTCAAAACTTACTCGGATACAAACATTATGCTGATGACATTGTAACTAAATTTGTAGAAAAATCCTATGAAAACGGTATTGACATCTTTAGGATTTTCGATGCAATGAACGATATAAGGAATATGCAACAATCCATTAAAGTAGCTAAAGAACAAGGGGCTCATGTTCAAGGAACTATCAGCTACACCATTAGCCCAGTTCATACCATTGACAAATTCGTAGAGTTTGCAAAAGAACTTGAAGCATTAGAGTGTGATTCAATAGCTATTAAGGATATGGCTGGTTTAATCACCCCATCCGTTGTATTCGAATTGGTTACAAGATTAAAAGAAGAAACTGATCTATTAGTTAATTTACACTCACATTGTACCAGTGGTATGACTCCTATCAGTTACTATGCTGCATGTCAAGCAGGTGTTGACATTTTAGACACCGCTATTTCACCTATCGCTTGGGGTACTTCACAACCTCCAACAGAAAGTATTGTAGCATCCTTACAAGGTACTGAATTCGACACTGGTCTTGATTTAAAAGCATTAAACCAAATTAAAAAGTATTTCGAAACCCTTAGGGAAAAATACGAAGGATACATAGATCCTATTAGTGAAAGAATCGACACTGATGTATTGATGTACCAAATCCCTGGTGGAATGCTTTCAAACTTAATTTCACAATTAAAACAGCAAAATGCATTAGACAGATACCAAGATGTATTGGAAGAAATGCCTCGTGTAAGAAAGGATATGGGATACCCTCCACTTGTAACTCCTACAAGCCAAATCGTTGGTATTCAAGCTGTAATGAACGTTATAAATGGAGAAAGATACAAAATCGTTTCTAACGAAGTTAAAGATTACATGAAAGGTTTCTATGGACGTGCTCCAGCACCAATCAATCAGGAAATCGCTAAAAAGATTATTGGTGATGAAGAGCCTATTACCTGCAGACCTGCAGATTTAATTGAACCGGAATATGAAAACTTCAAAAAAGAAGGTGAAGATTTAGGAATCATCAAGAAAGAGGAAGATGTGCTTACTCTTGCAATGTTACCTCCAGTCGCTAAACAATTCCTTAAAGGCGAACTTGAAGAAGAAGCATTCCCAGAAGTCCATATTGGAAGTTCCAGTGACGATGACTTAAGTGCTATTCCAACAGAATACTCTGTAGAAGTGGATGGAGATATCTTTGATGTTAAAATCATGCCTACAGGATACATGCAAATAGGACAACAAGGCTCTGGAGACATCGGCCCAATTCCTGGTGCATTAACTGCATCCATGCAAGGTATGGTACTTAAAATCAAAGTAAACACTGGAGATAAAGTCCAAAAAGGTACTGTAGTGGCAGTTCTTGAAGCTATGAAAATGGAAAACGATATCTACGCTGAAGAAGAAGGTATTGTAGAACAAATTTTCGTAGAAGAAGGTGACACTGTCAACGCAGGTGACAACTTAATGTTGATTAAACCTTTAGACGAATAA
- the larC gene encoding nickel pincer cofactor biosynthesis protein LarC → MVYIIDPQNAGISGNMIIGALVDLGADGEKVKGLMEDVAVDFGEVEVSLNKVNKSGIDATFCNVKTIDEDNENNHHVHFPDFMEKIDLLKYADIENLTDEMVEMAKKVFKRIAISESSVHGKSLEEVHFHEVGAADAVADVLGSICAYFDLGMDNDKVVGLPIAVGGGVVETAHGRIPVPAPASLDILKGLNDGNFSDFSKGEAKCIGGPVNSELATPTGCALYMEFCDEFLEFAPMMSPEEIAYGCGSKEFDFPNVLRIIKSKNANGKHKVSVIETNIDHMSGEELGFLFDLLLIEGASDVSMVPITMKKNRPGHLIKIISKPDLVDHLVNILFKETGTLGIRVSENTHRGVAERQFVPLDINVGNHIYTINFKIGLIGDEIISHRPEYEDLRRISVEQDIPLIEIRDVANTMIRDYLENNRE, encoded by the coding sequence ATGGTTTATATTATTGACCCTCAGAATGCAGGAATTTCTGGGAATATGATTATCGGGGCTCTTGTTGATTTGGGAGCTGATGGCGAAAAGGTTAAAGGTCTTATGGAAGATGTGGCTGTTGACTTTGGTGAGGTTGAAGTGTCCTTAAACAAGGTAAATAAGTCTGGAATTGATGCTACATTTTGTAATGTAAAGACCATAGACGAAGATAATGAAAACAATCATCATGTTCATTTTCCAGATTTTATGGAAAAAATTGATCTCTTGAAATATGCAGATATTGAAAATTTAACTGATGAAATGGTTGAAATGGCTAAAAAGGTATTTAAAAGAATAGCTATTTCAGAGTCCAGCGTCCATGGCAAAAGCCTTGAAGAAGTTCATTTCCATGAAGTTGGTGCTGCAGATGCTGTTGCAGATGTTTTAGGTTCCATTTGTGCTTACTTTGATTTGGGAATGGATAATGATAAGGTAGTTGGTCTTCCTATTGCTGTTGGTGGGGGAGTAGTTGAAACTGCCCATGGAAGAATTCCTGTCCCAGCTCCTGCAAGCTTGGATATTCTCAAAGGATTAAATGATGGCAATTTCAGTGATTTCTCAAAGGGAGAAGCTAAATGCATTGGAGGGCCGGTAAATTCTGAACTAGCAACACCTACAGGTTGTGCTTTGTATATGGAGTTCTGTGACGAATTTTTGGAATTTGCCCCTATGATGTCTCCTGAAGAGATTGCATACGGTTGCGGCTCAAAGGAATTCGATTTCCCTAATGTTTTAAGAATCATCAAATCCAAGAATGCCAATGGAAAACATAAGGTCTCTGTAATCGAAACCAATATTGACCATATGTCCGGTGAAGAATTGGGATTCCTGTTTGACTTGTTGTTGATTGAAGGGGCATCTGATGTTTCAATGGTGCCTATTACAATGAAGAAAAATAGGCCGGGACATTTAATTAAAATTATTTCCAAACCTGATTTGGTTGACCATTTGGTTAATATCCTCTTTAAGGAAACAGGTACTTTAGGTATTAGAGTCTCTGAAAACACTCATAGAGGAGTGGCTGAAAGGCAATTTGTTCCTTTGGATATTAATGTTGGCAATCATATTTACACAATCAACTTTAAGATAGGCTTGATCGGAGATGAAATTATTTCTCATAGGCCGGAATATGAGGATTTACGCAGAATCTCTGTAGAGCAGGACATTCCTTTAATTGAAATTAGGGATGTTGCAAACACAATGATTCGTGATTATTTGGAAAACAACAGAGAGTAA
- a CDS encoding phosphatidylglycerophosphatase, with product MSKKSKSKKNNKKIQSIKNKLANGELIKNEDALYINNPDYFLTFSDLEISDGIDIIENIMVLSDNYISFNRENEDEPLNDVELMEITEEYKENNDIDGGYIAQSFDKIDFISNTYEDITVITVISNDLEVQDFYNDLKVLNSWKGFENAKVDFGQIILLNHAFSPKLLIQLYKVATKQKAKFFESLHLPAHINHILNNNDFLVIASNLPEETLDQDYIMEIGLDITNMEYEDDDIDLDEFIERIEDAVVISCEDALEKINLNIGILDYLVSKGIQIGDMIEVGMSLLENIEESEELKERFEKQLLKSISDNNINALLISAIGLEEDLQKGRVREINLNEKLVHFYPDELIGATIANQIAGTKALLNFRRYSKEKPGILYGLGPILSNTFAGLIAGCMTKILEE from the coding sequence TTGTCTAAAAAAAGCAAAAGCAAAAAGAACAATAAGAAAATCCAAAGCATCAAAAACAAGCTTGCAAATGGTGAATTGATTAAAAACGAAGATGCTTTATACATCAATAATCCAGATTATTTTTTAACATTCAGTGATTTGGAAATAAGTGATGGGATTGACATTATAGAAAATATCATGGTCTTGTCCGATAATTACATAAGTTTCAATAGAGAAAATGAGGATGAACCATTAAATGATGTTGAATTAATGGAAATCACTGAAGAATATAAGGAAAATAATGATATTGATGGAGGGTATATCGCTCAAAGCTTTGATAAAATAGATTTTATAAGCAATACCTATGAAGATATAACTGTCATTACTGTAATTTCCAATGACCTTGAAGTTCAGGATTTTTACAATGACCTGAAAGTGCTTAACAGCTGGAAAGGATTTGAGAATGCTAAAGTTGACTTTGGACAAATAATTCTATTGAATCATGCATTTAGTCCTAAATTGCTCATACAACTTTATAAGGTAGCAACTAAACAAAAAGCAAAATTCTTTGAATCCCTTCACTTGCCAGCCCATATTAATCATATCCTAAACAACAATGATTTCTTGGTTATTGCATCCAATCTTCCAGAAGAAACTTTAGATCAAGATTACATAATGGAAATTGGTTTAGACATTACAAATATGGAATATGAGGATGATGACATAGATTTGGATGAATTTATAGAAAGAATTGAAGATGCAGTGGTCATTAGTTGTGAGGATGCATTGGAAAAGATTAATTTAAACATTGGAATACTTGATTATCTTGTCAGCAAAGGAATCCAAATTGGAGATATGATTGAAGTTGGAATGAGTCTTTTGGAAAACATTGAAGAAAGTGAGGAGTTGAAAGAAAGATTTGAAAAGCAATTGCTTAAGTCAATAAGCGATAATAACATCAATGCACTATTGATTTCAGCAATTGGACTTGAGGAAGACCTTCAAAAAGGAAGAGTCCGTGAAATAAACCTAAATGAAAAATTAGTTCATTTCTATCCTGATGAGCTTATCGGCGCAACAATTGCAAACCAAATCGCTGGAACAAAAGCTTTACTGAATTTCAGAAGATACTCAAAAGAAAAGCCAGGCATCTTATACGGCTTAGGACCAATTTTATCAAACACATTTGCGGGTTTGATTGCAGGATGCATGACAAAAATACTCGAAGAATAA